One genomic segment of Alosa sapidissima isolate fAloSap1 chromosome 13, fAloSap1.pri, whole genome shotgun sequence includes these proteins:
- the zgc:100918 gene encoding ras-related protein rab7: MASRKKVLLKVIILGDSGVGKTSLMNQYVNKKFSNQYKATIGADFLTKEVMVDDRLVTMQIWDTAGQERFQSLGVAFYRGADCCVLVYDVTAPNTFKTLDSWRDEFLIQASPRDPENFPFVVLGNKIDLENRQVTTKRAQAWCQSKNSIPYFETSAKEAINVDQAFQTIARNALKQESQVETYDFPDQIKLRDDRPASSSEGCSC; encoded by the exons ATGGCCTCGAGAAAGAAGGTGCTCTTGAAAGTGATAATCCTCGGAGACTCTGG GGTTGGGAAAACTTCACTGATGAACCAGTATGTCAATAAGAAGTTTAGCAACCAGTACAAAGCAACTATCGGTGCAGATTTTTTGACTAAGGAAGTAATGGTGGATGACAGGCTTGTTACTATGcag ATCTGGGACACAGCCGGACAAGAACGATTTCAGTCACTGGGTGTGGCGTTTTATCGTGGGGCTGATTGCTGTGTACTGGTCTATGATGTTACTGCACCCAACACGTTCAAAACCCTTGACAGCTGGCGGGACGAGTTCCTTATCCAAGCCAGCCCGCGAGATCCAGAGAACTTCCCCTTTGTGGTACTCGGCAACAAGATTGACCTAGAGAATCGGCAG GTGACAACAAAAAGAGCTCAGGCATGGTGTCAGAGCAAGAACAGTATCCCATACTTTGAGACCAGTGCCAAAGAGGCTATCAATGTCGACCAAGCTTTCCAGACCATCGCCCGAAACGCCCTCAAACAG GAATCACAGGTAGAGACGTACGATTTCCCCGACCAGATCAAACTGCGAGATGACAGACCGGCCTCCTCCAGCGAGGGCTGCAGCTGCTGA
- the wdr45 gene encoding WD repeat domain phosphoinositide-interacting protein 4, whose product MAQQRGVNSLQFNQDQSCFCCAMETGVRIYNVEPLMEKGHLDHEQVGSVALCSMLHRSNLLAVVGGGVNPKFSEISVLIWDDARESREAKDKLVLEFTFTKPVLAVRMRHDKIIIVLKNKIYVYSFPDNPVKLFEFDTRDNPKGLCDLCPSLEKQLLVFPGHKCGSLQLVDLSNTKPGTSSAPFTINAHQSEIACLALNQTGSVAASASRKGTLIRLFDTTTRDKLVELRRGTDPATLYCINFSHDSSFLCASSDKGTVHIFALKDTKLNRRSALARVGKVGPVIGQYVDSQWSLASFTVPAECACICAFGKNTSKNVNSVIAICVDGTFHKYVFTPDGNCNREAFDVYLDICDDDDF is encoded by the exons ATGGCTCAACAAAGAGGAGTTAACAGTCTTCAGTTTAATCAAGATCAGA GTTGTTTCTGTTGTGCAATGGAGACTGGTGTTCGCATTTACAATGTGGAGCCTCTTATGGAAAAAGGACACCTCG ATCATGAACAGGTTGGAAGTGTTGCTCTTTGCTCCATGCTTCATCGCTCCAACCTTCTGGCTGTTGTTGGAGGAGGTGTCAACCCTAAATTCTCAGAGATCTCAG TGTTGATCTGGGATGATGCACGGGAGTCAAGAGAAGCAAAGGATAAGTTGGTTTTGGAATTCACTTTCACAAAGCCAGTGCTAGCTGTCCGCATGAGACATGACAA GATCATCAttgttttgaaaaacaaaatctaTGTGTACAGTTTCCCTGATAACCCTGTAAAGTTATTTGAATTTGACACCAGAGACAACCCAAAAG GTCTGTGCGACCTTTGCCCTAGCCTTGAGAAGCAGTTGCTGGTTTTCCCTGGACACAAGTGTGGAAGTTTACAGCTAGTG GACCTGTCCAATACCAAACCAGGAACATCCTCTGCACCTTTCACCATCAATGCCCACCAGAGTGAGATTGCCTGCTTGGCTCTCAATCAGACTGGTAGTGTGGCTGCCTCCGCCTCCCGTAAGGGTACCCTGATCCGCCTCTTTGACACCACCACCCGAGACAAACTAGTGGAGCTAAGAAGAGGGACAGACCCTGCCACTCTCTACTG CATCAACTTCAGTCATGATTCCTCATTCCTCTGTGCGTCCAGTGACAAGGGAACTGTGCACATTTTTGCCCTTAAAGATACAAAACTCAACCGCCGGTCTGC GCTGGCCCGTGTGGGTAAGGTTGGCCCTGTGATTGGTCAGTATGTTGACAGCCAGTGGTCTCTAGCCAGCTTCACTGTGCCAGCTGAATGCGCCTGCATCTGTGCTTTTGGGAAGAACACGTCCAAGAATGTGAACTCTGTCATTG CTATATGTGTCGATGGGACATTCCACAAGTATGTCTTCACCCCCGACGGAAACTGTAATCGGGAAGCTTTTGATGTTTACCTGGACatctgtgatgatgatgatttctGA